CTTGAGTTTGCAGAAAGgcactatataaaataaacttattattattattaagaaataaaaacagatttggaaAGGGCTTGAAAGCAGCTTTCATATGGTATCAAAACAAAAAGTATTAGTAAGTGTAGCATTCCCGGCTGAACAGATGCAATTTACTCTCAGGAACTgatgtttataaaaaatttaatttccaaAAACACTGTACgagctgaataaaaacaaacaaacaatattagaCATCTGCCTGCTAATTGTATGCAAATATCCATAAACCTATAAATGAATACACATTTGCAATTAATTGGCTTACACCATAAATAATGTgacaataaatcacattttagtatACAGGCTAATGTAATAACCTATATGAttttatgaattgttttaattacaaCAATCTCCCTTTAGAGTGCGATGTTAACTACGTTATATGAAACACCTGAGTTAACAATGAATTAATTTTGGTAAAACTGACGATCTCAATTTAGagagaaaaacattaattaaataaaattaccaaATAAAGTGCTGATTTACTGTAAACAATCTATTTAGAGTGCAAATCAAGAGAAACACTGACGAGTCAATACTACACTGTGCATAACAACATTATCAAATGAAAGagatcaataaaataaacacttcaaaGTCCTTCAAAGTTTACCAcacaacataaaattaaaacggTACCTTGTGCCCTTCAGCCAGGAGCTAAGATGTAGAAAGAAacctttttaaacaaacatttgtacaGTGTGTACCCAAAAGTTCATCCTTTCTCTGGTAACATTAAATCAGAATGATGTTTCACGTAAAAAGTGCGCCAATGAACACACAGGGTGCCGCTGCACTTCCTTTTCCAGACTTCAAAATAAAGGCATGTGtggtaaaaaatgtaaacactcTTGTAAAACAAATAAGAATACAATTATCCACATTAAGTATGCAGCGAGAATTATTAgtcaaccaaaacaaacaaaaggtttttttttttaagtaacattTTCAATTATAAAGTCCTTTCTTGTGAAAGCCTTTCTCAGGTATTCTATGGCAACACTGCCCTCTATGGTTGGAGGTAAAGATGACGGCCTATTGCAGAGATTGGGAATTTGATGGTCATTTACAGTAAGTATATACTATAATAAGTAAAATTTCACcatgtgatgggtttttgtagaTCACATCACATATAgtacacaagacaaaaaaaaaaaaaagatagctgaatttattaaaataaccccgttcaaaagtttgggaaccattgattcttaatactgtgtgtggttacctggatgatccacaaaggttttttttttttggtatggTTGTTCataagtcccttgtttgtcctgaacagttaaactgagctctgttcttcagaaaaatcctccaggtcctgcagattcttcagttttcaagcatcttctgcatatttgaaccctttccagcagtgactgtatgattttgagatccatcttttcacactgaggacaactgagggactcaaacacaactattaaaaaaggttcaaacattcactgatgctccagaaggaaacacgatgcattgaGAGCCGGGGGTGAAaaatttttgaatttgaagatcgaggtaaattgtacttaatttgtcttctgggaaacatgtagaTATCTTCTGTTGACTCTTTGTTGCCTTACCTCAGATTTCACGATTTcccaacacaaaaaaaatttcagGAAAGCATGAGTGAGACTGATACGGTGAGATGAAGgttcttgtttaaaaaaaaaaaaaaaaaaaaatgtgtgggaGTGTGTTCGTGTGCAGTATGCATTTCCAAACTGAGGATGTTtacatctcatctcatcttgaACCTGCTGAAATGTTCCTGTAAATATATTTCCTTTCCAAATGTGCATTTCCCCAGTAACCTGCCACAGTCCAGTGCTTGTTCTAAACATTGTAGAGGAATTTTTATTGCTTATCATTTATTCTCCTGATTTATGAATGGATGCATTGATActtgttttctctctgtcttgtgtatcatttaaaacagtttgttcAGTGGAAAATTACTGCTAATGCTGTTCTCTTTTAAGAAACGCTTCTGAAACTAACAAAGGAAGTGAGGCAAAGGTGCAAATGTGTTTGTCTAGACAGCTTGAACTTTAATAGGGCATCTGCTAAGATTTAGACCCCgctctttttttcagtttttatgatCCTAATATGGTAACGTGTTATGATTGGTTTGGGGTAACAAGGAACAATAAGAGGGGTATATAAGACAGCTGCACTGGGTGAGGGTGTTCTTCTCTGTAGAATTCTGTATCTGCATTAAACAACCTTCTTGCAAGAATAAAATCAACAAAGACATTTCCTGAGtgtttgtttcattacattCTCACCACTGAAAGAATGAAGAATTATTCCACAATAACGAATAAGTCACtgaaatcaaaatcaattattcttatttttttatggaatattgcagtatttatgaatgatttatcaATGAACATCACATTTATAAATTCACATGCCCCCAtaatcttaaattaaaataacttcccctccctcttgcaatgacttctcttctcttctctgatgacgtgtttactggagCGAGAGCGGcacaacctgtcaatcacatgacaTTACAGCAATGGCAGAGTTTTactcggatatacatcacaaaagGGAagaaagactatcacaactacTGTTTCATGTCAACTTTAAGGGTCTGatgtcatgtttttgttttcacacactGACCGCAAGTTTGTTTGTCACTGGCTTTAAAAAGAAGGCGAGTGCTGACTACATCTACAATGAACAAGGAACAAGATCATTTAATGTTTGACGGTTAAAGAGCAGAAATGTCTGATGGTATTTATGAAGATGTGATCAGGACTGAGTCTGAgagaatgaacacagacagagtgGAGATGATGGTGGAAATCTATGAGAGTGCAGAATGTGTGACAGATCATGACTTCAGGacagagacaaacacacaccaaCCACTTCAGCGTACAGGTAATCACATTCATTACTTTGATCAAATCATCAGAGTCTGCACATGTTCAGTCATCTAATGTCATTCCTGTGGTGTTCAGAAGTGATTGTGTGAAGATCAGAAGCAGCTACAGTGTGTTTGGTTCAGCTTTGTGTTCTTCTGATGCTATTGTAGGATTAAATAACTATTTGTAAATGAttttggagagagagaaaaaacagacTAAAATGTTTACTCAGCCTGTGTGTTTCAGTTAGGATGGTCAGTCAGTTTCGTCCGATGCCTAATTGTATGAGACCTGACACTGACATTGTTTTTTCTGAGACTTAAAGCCTTTCCGTCTGAGGCGCGATGCAGTTTTGTCCAATGACTgaagccttttagtctgaggcatGATGCTTTTTCATCATATAAATGAGTTCTGTGgatgtcctaaaatgtacaccatACCTGAGGCcttcataataatgttgatgAGAATGCTGCTCTATCTTTGTGTTGGTGTAGAAACAGAGAAACCACAGGCTTGACTTTACTGCCTTTATGACACCATATTTGTATCACTGATTGTTCATGCTCATTGAAAGCATCATTCTGTGCCAGCCTCATTATGTCAATAAAGTTCAAAATCTTTACCCCAGCCTCCTTGAGCATTGCACCTCACATCATTTGAGACTTTACACTGACTTCAGACCATTTCCGTTCTCAGTGACATGTGATTGACCCGCAATTAAAAGAAGCATCGCAGGCAATAGAAACAAACATGCAACAGAAGAACACAGATTTCAAGCACAATTAAGATACATTTTCTCATCAATTTTAATTTCACTGGATTAAGTAAGGTGACTTTTCTCTTATGTATAATTTTACTGTGCTAATTTGAACCTGGCTGCTACATCTAACCACACTACCACaagtgtgatttttttccccccaaatggCTCAGTGTAAATCCTCACCCTGCAACCAGTTTCATTGGCTGAGGttacagtgacgggtaggtttagggatcagggTTGGGTGTAGGTAATCGTTACTGTAATTGACATGACCAATTAAATGTTTAGAATCGGCTCCAGGGCGGGATTTCCGCTGAACtggtttgggggaaaaaatcatgcCTACCACAATAGTGCCCTCTAGGAAGAGCTTTTTGTTATGCAAATATATTGGATTAACTGGAAGGGTGTCACATGCTCTTGTACTGTGATGTACTTTGCTATTTGAGACTCTACTTTTAGTAGTTGAGGTCAATAAGTGGCAGAGGACTACAGAGTAGAAACACATGTAGCTTCCATCATGTGAACAAAAATGTCTCAACCTGTTTATGGCAATATAAACACTGAACCAAGAGAAACCATACAGTTACACATACAACACAAACATACAATTAGGAAACTGAGAAAGCATTTATCTTGATATCTGTCATTTTCAGGAAGTGATTGTGTGAAGATCAGAAGCTCCAGAGCAGCTGCAGTGTGTTTGGTGCTGCTGTGTGTTCTTCTGCTGACTGCAGTCATAGTGCTGTGTGTCACGTTCACTCAAGAGAGACGACAGTTAATATCCAAGAATGAAAACCTGACCAATGAGAGAGACCAGCTAAAACTGGAGAAAAATGATCTTCAGATGACTCTTGGTAAACTGGGTGaatttcttttgtcattttagtagTTGCTACAGAGCAGGAATACAATCTGGTTAGTATTCATAGGTGTTTGTATGTCAAGTGTAATTCTAGTGCACATATTCACAGCATGGTAAGAGTCTATAGTACAAAATaaattcagtaacactttatttcaattgtcCACTTTAcacattctactgactacaagtaactttaaacctacatgtcaactaactctcagtaGAGTATCAGTAGACTGCTTCATATTTgctgacactttattttgatgctcccaacAGATATTCCACTGGCTAcaagtaactttacaactacatgtcagtTTATTCTCGTGGTTCAGCGTGTATATGTGAACAGATGAACGAGACAagttaaaaagactgaaaaaagTGCTAATAGTTAAACTGGTTGTGTTTACAGATGGATGGATTCACTATCAATCCAGTCTTTACTTCATTTCCTCTGAGGAGAAAAACTGGACTGAGTGCAGAAGATACTGTACAGAGAGAGGAGCAGATCTGATCATCATAAACAACAGAGAGGAACAAGtgagtgaaagtgtgtgtgtgtgtgtgtgtgtgtgtgtgtttagcctGCCTGTAAATGATGAAATGTATCTGTGTTTTTATTCTTAGAAATTTGTCAGTAACAGTTCTGATGGTGTCTGGATTGGTCTGACTGACAGTGATGTGGAGGGCAGATGGGAATGGGTTGATGGCAGCACACTGACCTCTGGGTGAGAAATCACTGAATTTAACTAATTATTATCTAATAAATGATCATATCTCACAGTCAGTATCATATCACACAGAAAGCAGCACTGAACATCTAATGCTGATCTGTTGATGCAGGTTCTGGAGGTCTGGAGAGCCTAATAGTTACTGGGGCGATGAAGACTGTGCTTTGACTTCTTCAACAGGATGGAATGATTATCCATGTAATACAGCATTTAGATGGATCTGTGAgaagattatttttaaatgacacaTTTCAATAAATATGCGAGCAGAATGCATTATGAACACACAAGCAactataataatgtaataaagcaAAATGAAATAACTGCACATTATGTAATGAGTATTACATTACTAATAACTTaacacataaaaaacatttttgttcccttgccatatttttaaaaatctaatctaAACCTTAAACTATCTACAAATTGCACCAGATTTAAATATACATCaaattattactactactagtaCTACTGTACATTATATGAGTTATATTGCATATTTGGACTACGTAGGAAACATTTAAAAGCACAGACATGACAGTCTTGTCAAGTAATTGTAAAAACTTCCGGTTAAAGCTCCGTCACTTCCAGTTTAGTCCGAATACAGATACAAATCATCTGGAGATTGTTGCAGATACAGGTTCCACTGCACGCCCCTaatataaatgctgttaatCATTGATACCTAAAATAATTACCAAAGGTAATTAAtagaaccttattgtgaagtgttattaATGTCCTTATTATTGATCTACAAAAGATTTACAGCAGACATGAAGATTATAGTATCAAATGAATACTGAATTCTTATACATAACACAAATCATCTGAATAACAACCTGTGAAGAAATAACGTTACGTTTACTTCAGGAAGATTTGGCCAACTGACTTTgtcacagtcacatggactttcagtttgtttgttttcatctgtcacatgttcctttgttctagtttcccgCCACAATCTGTAACCATGGACACTAATCAcattcatcacagctgttcatcATTTGAGTTAATCAGtcagtgtatttaagttcctgtgtCTGTTCAGTATGTTGTTGGGTGTCGTTTGTGTCTACATTGGTGTATGTTCCTGTCTGTTCCTGTATTCTCCTGTTGGATTTTCAAGTAAAAGACTTATTTGACTCTTATCTCCTCGTCGTGTGTTTAATACACTGGTAGAATTGTAACACATTAGTTCATTAGTTACCTACAaaaatgaagggaaaaaaaaaaaattataaatagttttgtaggaaataaaaaaagttatgacaatcatttaaatttttatttctcaaaaatgaTTACAAACGTATAATGACAGTTAGAAAGCAgaagctttattttattaatttagtgtataaaactttaaatgtgtttcaactcaaaatgatggagCACATCATAATCACAAAGTTAGTAAAGTCTTTATGAAATTGTTGAGTTCACAATGCAGCCTAATAAGCCGACTTTTCTTTTAATGTAATAGTTtgattacaatttattttaagatgtcttAGAgtgaaattatacatttaagtactgagttaTATCaataacaacatgtacttactatagggttaggaacagagtttggtttagggttagtttcatgtataatttaattatacataatttactgttatagtactgtaaaataaatactttattacatTACACTTTATATATTATGAGCTGAACAACTAAATAAGGCTGAGAAGTTACGATTATTGTGACTTAAATTCATGTTACTGTTTGAAAGGCACTTTTCTTTATTATGCTGTTCTGTGGAGGGCAGATGGAAATGGGTTGATGGCAGCACACTGACCTCTGGGTAAGAAATCActgaatttaaagggatagttcacccaaaaatgaaaatttgatgtttatctgcttacccccagggcatccaggATGTagatgactttgtttcttcagtagaacacgaatgatgattttttaactccaaccgttgcagtctgtcagtcgtataatgcacgTCAATGGCAacaccatctataagagtaaaaaaacacgcacagacaaatccaaattaaaccctgcggctcgtgacgacacattgatgtcctaagacacgaaacaatcggtttgtgcgagaaaccgaacagtatttatataattttttacctctaaaacaccactatccctttaactaattATTATCTAATAAATGATCATATCTCACAGTCAGTATCATATCACACAGAAAGCAGCACTGTACATCTAATGCTGATCTGTTCTTTCAGGTTCTGGTGGTCTGGAGAGCCTAATAGTTAGAGTGGTGATGAAGACTGTGCTTTGACTCATTCAACAGTTTGGGAAGATTATCCATGTAATACAGCATTAAGATGGATCTGTGAgaagattatttttaaatggcacatttaaacaaatatgtgAGCATAATGCATTATGAACACACAAGCAactataataatgtaataaagcaAAATGTAATAGTTCCACATAATGTATTACGTTACTAATAacttaagagttttttttttttttaataaatttaaaccAGCTACAAAATGCACcagatttaaatataaataaaattattactactactattagTACTACTGTacacagggttgccaggtcctAGAAATATTTCCAGCCCAATGACAACTCAAAACCCACCCAAATGGAATGAAAACTAGCCCAATTTTTCCAGTGTCCAATCAGATTAAatgtgagatatatatatatatatatatatatatatatgtacagtttTTGCCTTTTCTCTTAACCCTCCCCCAATTCTTATAacacacactgtattttttacacaaTCTTATACAATAAAGGACAAACAAGAGCATGTCCTTGCTGATATTGTTGTGACGTCAGTGCTCTCATCCACAATAAGAGAGTATGGTCCAATTCCTATATCCTCCAGAAGGTCTTCAAGCACTACTGGTCCTATCACTGAATTAATTAGTGCTGTGCATTTTGTTCAATGTAAATTAGTACCTTTCTTGGAAATTTCTTCTACAACACTTCCTAAATGATCAACAGTTAAGGTGCTTGAGTGGCAAGCAACATGCGCAGCCAGCTTCAACTCTGCCTCCTTCACAGCAACATTAGTTCTTAGAAAGGAACTGCCTGTGCCAAATAATGTTCTGGTATTTGTTTTTCAGTTGCAGCGTGAGCTAACAGATCACCGTGGTGAGCTCTGATTTCACATTTGCAATATTTGCAGAACGCTTTTTTATCGTCATTTAGAACACTTCTAATCCGTTCCATTAATCCTTTCTCTGTCTCCCATTCTTTGCAAAATTTCTTTCCGTATTTTCCCCATTTACCTAAAATTTTATAATGCTGCTAATTCATCCACAGACCAACAGACGCTTCTACAACCGGCAAATGTGGgcgtaaaagtagcccaattgtGCGGGAAAACCATGACCCTGGCAACTATGACTGTACATTACTTCTTATACATAACCCAAATCATCTAAATAACAACCTGTGAAGAACTAATGTTACGTTTACCTCAGGAAGATTTGGCCAATAATGACTTTAGTTCATTAGTTatctacaaaaaaaagaaagaaaaaagaaaaaaaagagaaaagcatCTCTATAGAGAATCATATcactaaaattataaatttgtaggaaataaagtttcatgacaatcatttaaaaaaaagtctgtagTTTTGAGAAAATGTTTATGTGTGGTAAGTgaaaaaaagtcactgaaataaggccataaAACCCATACTGCATATTTGTTGACAAGATTTTTGAGAGCTGGATCTAGTAGCCTAGAATTTTTGCTTTGAAACTATGTGAAAATCATCCTGGCCACttattcacataaaacaatatattgatttaaaatttgTAAGAATGTTTTGTTTAAGTAAGTCTGTATGCAAAGAGgtgtgaatcatcatgaatactGATGTTTCAAACCTGGGAAGGCAAAGACCCTCCCCTCCCCCAGCTGAATGGGACTAGAAGAAAGAATACAAGGAGACTGAAAGAATagcttttttattgtttgtattttatttacaacactACACAATCCAAATATA
The Ctenopharyngodon idella isolate HZGC_01 chromosome 4, HZGC01, whole genome shotgun sequence genome window above contains:
- the LOC127511455 gene encoding CD209 antigen-like protein E, with product MKMSDGIYEDVIRTESERMNTDRVEMMVEIYESAECVTDHDFRTETNTHQPLQRTGSDCVKIRSSRAAAVCLVLLCVLLLTAVIVLCVTFTQERRQLISKNENLTNERDQLKLEKNDLQMTLGKLDKLKRLKKVLIVKLVVFTDGWIHYQSSLYFISSEEKNWTECRRYCTERGADLIIINNREEQKFVSNSSDGVWIGLTDSDVEGRWEWVDGSTLTSGFWRSGEPNSYWGDEDCALTSSTGWNDYPCNTAFRWICEKIIFK